Genomic DNA from Hordeum vulgare subsp. vulgare chromosome 2H, MorexV3_pseudomolecules_assembly, whole genome shotgun sequence:
cagtgtgctacccagcttcttctggccatcttcacaagttgggtacaacaatttgttgtggtcctgtaacatctgctcgaactgcaacctctccttttctgtgtcgcaacctcgccgtgcatcagaaatgacccagccaagatcatcagcgggctcatctggttcccgttcttcatcctgatcttcttcttcattgtcttccattgcggtatcagcatactcagggaacatagatcggtagttgtcatcatcgttctcttcttcttcatcgtcgtcttccatcataacccctctttctccgtgcttggtccaaacattatagcccgacataaaaccggaccgaagcaggtggctatgaatgactcttgaggaagtgtaatccttctcattccgacattcaacacatggacaaaacatatagccaccaccatgcttgttcgcatcggctgcatctcgaaaagaatgcacgccttctctgtaagcggttgtgcgtcgatcaccgtacatccatggatggctcatctgtgttatacgacaatttatcaaatacaatcacgatcctaaaaattagtaccgcacggtctaaacgaggaaatatagttgctaaccttttagaataagtagaaataaagaggaagaggtttaagcatggctcaggcatctcatatcgtagttgcgttcggtgaactaaagcggcatcgctctaacacacatttcaacaaacacctctagtgcatcaaaaaaatggagagctagcacccacccacaatcctccatccaagaaaaatgcaaggaagaagggagaggggggctgtgctatatataggcagaggactttactcccggtttgagacacaaaccgggactaaaggtgacgcacatgcgggctgcccaccgcgtagccctttagtcccggtttgagacacgaaccgggaataaaggctccttacgggccgggactaaagcctcgagggaggcattgagaattggggcgacgtggccgggcctttagtcccggtccagagGCAGGCCGGCCGTTTTTCACTAGTGGGTTACGTCCGCCTTAAGCCGGCTACCATGTAAAGCGACGCGCTGTACAACAATATGAATACGGAGAGGTAGCTGCTCGCGAAATCACATGCAGACGAAGGAGGAGGGGATGATGTGGATTGGCAAGAATGGTCATAAGATGGATGTTGTCCGGACATTCGCAAAGCACTTAGAATTGGCTCCTGTTTGCACTGTATATTCGGTTACAAGTACGTACTGCCAATCGAGATAACCAGTATCAGTACTATCTAGCTTACACATATTTATTCGTTTATTTATTAATGTATAGTGTGACACTATTGGATGGAGCGATCGCGCGCTTCTTCAATTCAATTTCACCTGTACCTCCGGCCACCGCAGCTGCCCTCCCTCTGGCAGTTGAAGTAGGCGGCGGCGACCGGAGCGCCGAGCTCGTAGCACTCGGCCAGATCCCTGGTGATGAAGCTGGAGCGCCATCCTGGCGCGTAGATGGACTGCCGCGCCGCCTGCCGGAACACCACGAATGCCACTCGGTGGATCCCCGCCGTCGGCTGCGGCTTCTCGTACGCCACCACCTCAGTTCCTGCATGCACACAACGTCGTTCCCATCGGATTAATACCGGCCTATATTTGGAGAGGATAATTGACTTATTGACATGGTGCATGTGCTGATTTCTTACCACGGCTCACGTCACCTCCGTCTGGTATGTCTGTCACCAACCTATAT
This window encodes:
- the LOC123431161 gene encoding protein FLOWERING LOCUS T-like, with the translated sequence MASRDPLIVGRIVGDVVDYFDMAARLKVMYSNREITNGSELRPSQVEKQPTVRITGRPGSLYTLVMVDPDVPSPSNPSQREYLHWLVTDIPDGGDVSRGTEVVAYEKPQPTAGIHRVAFVVFRQAARQSIYAPGWRSSFITRDLAECYELGAPVAAAYFNCQREGSCGGRRYR